One window from the genome of Eucalyptus grandis isolate ANBG69807.140 chromosome 7, ASM1654582v1, whole genome shotgun sequence encodes:
- the LOC104455517 gene encoding transcription factor ABORTED MICROSPORES encodes MIIVHTPMERLRPLVGSNGWDFCVLWKLSEDQRLIEWIDCCCAGAEHNEIGNEEFDFPVSPCRDVMFQHPRRTKACELLAQMPSSVPLESGIYAHAFMSYQPKWLNFASSSDSKAEEGTIGTKVLVPFTGGLVELFVTKQVPEDQQIIGFITSQFSIPFEADSLSSVCMETNFSIIPNALNDLQSRPQMIDPNDHTDSPAQLPENLNLHDASSDRIHQYEATIGGSYDTFVANEEMNPSNKLSAMDGFQEMDGAEQMNVDLTEQVNTEWQGNDEETVKPENGATKSTSDCSDQNEEDDERNGKQPHSKNLQAERRRRKKLNDRLYNLRSLVPKISKLDRASILGDAIEYIMELQKQAKELQDELEEQSDVEDPRNSGSSSNFTVGQPEFFDIGLLSASEKVAFTYQLPGNTQGDGSTRRNRESETAYDKQQRMEPQVEVRQMDENEFFIKVFGEHRPGGFVRLMEALDSIGLEVTNANVTRFLSLVSNVFTVEKKDSELVEADLLKDSLLELTRNPTSGWPGLSKAVETGSARNYHGHQHHYHLLHNHLF; translated from the exons ATGATTATTGTCCATACTCCGATGGAAAGACTTCGACCCCTTGTGGGCTCGAACGGCTGGGACTTCTGTGTTCTCTGGAAATTGAGTGAAGATCAAAG ACTGATAGAGTGGATTGACTGTTGCTGCGCTGGAGCTGAACACAACGAAATTGGAAATGAAGAATTCGATTTTCCAGTGTCTCCATGTAGGGATGTCATGTTTCAGCATCCAAGAAGAACCAAAGCTTGCGAACTACTTGCTCAGATGCCCTCTTCTGTGCCCCTAGAGTCCGG GATTTATGCGCATGCCTTCATGTCATACCAACCAAAGTGGCTTAACTTCGCCAGCAGCTCCGACTCAAAAGCAGAAGAA GGTACAATTGGGACCAAGGTCCTTGTACCGTTTACTGGAGGTTTGGTTGAGCTTTTCGTTACTAaacaa GTACCAGAAGATCAACAAATCATAGGCTTTATCACATCCCAGTTCTCCATTCCGTTTGAGGCCGATTCCTTATCCTCAGTCTGTATGGAGACAAATTTCTCGATAATACCGAATGCTTTGAATGATCTGCAGTCCAGGCCACAGATGATAGACCCAAATGACCACACTGATTCGCCGGCACAACTGCCTGAAAATCTGAACCTGCATGATGCTTCCAGTGACAGAATCCACCAGTATGAGGCGACCATCGGAGGATCGTATGACACTTTTGTAGCTAACGAGGAAATGAATCCTTCCAACAAGTTGTCAGCAATGGACGGATTTCAAGAGATGGATGGAGCGGAACAAATGAATGTGGACCTTACAGAACAAGTGAACACAGAGTGGCAAGGGAATGATGAGGAAACAGTAAAACCAGAGAATGGCGCGACAAAGTCCACATCTGATTGCAGCGATCAGAACGAGGAGGATGATGAGAGGAATGGGAAGCAGCCTCACTCGAAGAACCTTCAAgcagagaggaggaggaggaagaagctcAATGACCGCCTCTACAATCTTCGCTCATTagtcccaaaaatttccaag CTGGATAGAGCTTCAATACTTGGGGATGCAATCGAATACATAATGGAGCTGCAGAAGCAAGCTAAGGAACTCCAAGATGAGCTTGAAGAGCAATCGGATGTGGAAGACCCCAGGAACTccggcagcagcagcaacttCACCGTTGGCCAACCCGAGTTTTTCGACATTGGGCTCCTGTCAGCATCAGAGAAAGTGGCATTTACTTATCAGCTGCCAGGAAACACTCAAGGAGATGGATCCACCAGGAGAAACCGTGAGTCAGAGACAGCATATGACAAGCAACAACGCATGGAG CCGCAGGTGGAAGTTCGGCAGATGGACGAGAATGAGTTCTTCATCAAGGTGTTCGGGGAGCACCGGCCTGGCGGTTTTGTGAGATTGATGGAGGCTTTGGACTCCATAGGCCTCGAAGTGACCAATGCAAATGTGACCAGATTCCTAAGCCTTGTCTCAAACGTTTTCACTGTTGAG AAGAAGGACAGCGAGCTGGTGGAAGCCGATCTCCTGAAGGACTCTCTGCTGGAGCTGACGAGGAATCCCACAAGTGGGTGGCCAGGGCTGAGCAAAGCGGTGGAGACTGGCAGTGCCAGGAATTACCATGGCCATCAGCATCATTACCACCTCCTGCACAACCATCTCTTCTGA